In Sulfitobacter sp. W027, a single window of DNA contains:
- a CDS encoding TIGR01244 family sulfur transferase, with the protein MDIRQITPRYFVAPQIQPGDMESLRAQGITRILCNRPDAEVPPSHQAAAMREAAEAAGIAFAEQPLTHQTMTPDVIANNRALGVDTNDTVLAYCASGTRSTIAWALGQAGEMDSDAIIEAARQGGYDLENMRPMLGQSYS; encoded by the coding sequence TTCGTCGCCCCGCAGATTCAGCCCGGTGACATGGAAAGCCTGCGCGCCCAAGGCATCACCCGCATTCTGTGCAACCGCCCCGATGCGGAAGTGCCGCCCAGCCACCAAGCCGCCGCCATGCGCGAAGCGGCTGAGGCGGCAGGCATCGCCTTTGCCGAACAGCCCCTGACCCATCAGACCATGACCCCCGATGTCATTGCCAACAACCGCGCCCTTGGCGTCGATACGAACGATACCGTGCTGGCCTATTGCGCCTCCGGCACCCGTTCGACCATCGCTTGGGCCTTGGGCCAAGCTGGTGAGATGGACAGTGACGCGATCATCGAAGCGGCGCGTCAGGGGGGCTATGACCTTGAAAACATGCGCCCTATGCTGGGGCAGAGCTACAGCTAA